Genomic DNA from Thermus amyloliquefaciens:
CGGCGCCACCTGGATGACGGAGATCCAGGGGGGAAGCGACCTAGGGGCCAACCGCACCCTGGCCCGGCGGGAAGGAGCCGCCTACCGCCTGTACCAGGGGGACAAGTACTTCGCCTCCGGGGCGGGCCTGGCGGACTATGCCCTGGTCACCGCAAGGCCGGAAGGGGCTCCCCCTGGCCCCAAGGGGCTCGGCCTCTTCCTCCTGCCCCGGGAGGTGGAGGGGCGGCTCAACTTCACCGTGCGCCGCTTCAAGGAGAAGCTGGCCACCCGGGCCGTGCCCTCGGGGGAGGTGGAGCTGGAAGGAAGCCTGGCCTACCCCATCGGCCGGCTGGAGGAAGGCATCTACTACACCCTGGAGAACCTCACGGTGAGCCGGCTGGCCAACGCGGCGGCCGCCATGGGCATCGCCAAGAAGGCCCACCTCGAGGCCCTCTTCCGCGTCCGTCGCCGCACCGCCTTTGGCAAGCGCCTCCTGGACCACGACCTGGTCCAGCACGACCTCCTGACCCTGCGCCTGCGGCAGGTGGGGGGCACGGCCCTGGCCTTTTTGGCGGTGGCCGCCTTCGACCGGGTCTGGGAGGAGCGCCCCCCTTACTCCCCCGCCTACCACCTGGCCCGCCTCCTTTCCCACCTGGCCAAGGGGCGCACCGCGGAACACGCCAGCGCCGCCACCCAGCTGGCCATGGAGCTCTTCGGGGGCCTGGGGTTCCTGGAGGAGTACGGGGTGGCCCGCTGGCACCGGGAGGCCCTCATCACCCCCATCTGGGAGGGCCCCGCCAACATCCAGGCCCTGGACATGGCCGAGGCCATCGCCAAGAAGCAGGCCCACCTGCCCTTCCTGGAGCTCCTCAAGGAAAGCCCCGAGGCCCTGGCCCACGCGGAAAGGGCCCTGAAGCGCCTGGCGGAGGAAGGCCCCTGGTACGCCAAGGAGGCCCTGAGGCGCCTGGCGGACGCCGCCGCCCTTTACGCCCTGGAGCGGGTGGAGGCGGAGCCCTTCCCTGAGCTATCCCGCCTCTACGCCCGGGCCTTCTTGGAGGGGGAGGCCCTGCCCCCTTCCGCCCGGCGTCCGGAGCTTTACGATCCCTGGTGGAGCCTCTCGTAAAGGGGAAGGAGGTCCTCGGGACGGAAGCGGGCGGTGTAGCCCTTGGGGGGCAGGGGCTCCTCGTAGAAAAAGCTGGGCAGGCGGTCCTCCTCGTGGGTGAAGCCCGCCAGGTGGTTGAACCGGTGCTCCAGGCGAAGGACGCCCTCCCCCAGCTCCTGCCAGAAGGCGGGGGTGAGGCGGGTGCCCAAGGCGGCGTTCACGCTCTCGGCCACGAAGGCCGCCTGCTTGTTGGTGACGCTCCCCCCGAAGACGCAAAGGCCCAGGCTGTCGTTGGCGGCGGCGTTCACCTGGGCCTGGTAGCTGGCCTCGAGGATCTCCGCCACGGGCATGGCCCGGGTTTCCAGCCTTGGGGCGTTCCCCGCGGTGTGGTCTGCCCCTTGGGCGGTGACCATCATGGTGATGCCCGTGGCCTCCACCACCCGTGGGTCGTAGGCGCTGATGGCCTGGCGCTTGATCACGGGCACCCGCCGTAGGCCCAAGGCCTCCCCCACCCGGGCCGTACCCTGGGCCAGGAAGCGGGCCTCCTCGCCCGGGGCGTAGAGGGCCTTGAGCTTGGCCTCCATGAAGGCGTAATCCCCCCAAGGGGCCTCCCCCTTCTCCATCAGGAGGGCCAAGGTGGCCCCGGTCTCTATGGTGTCCACCCCCAGGTCGTTGGCCAACCGGTTCAAGCGGGCAAGTTCATCGGGATCGCTGAGGCCGCAGTTGGTGCCCAAAAGGCCGATGGTCTCGTACTCCAGGGGGGAAACCACCTCCTCTCCCCTTTCGTCCACGATGACGTTGGAGCACTGGATCACGCACCCCGGCATGCAGGCGTGGGTGTGCTTCCCACCCCGGGCCTTGTTGAGGGGGGCGATGTACTGCCCCCCCATGCGGAAGGCCTCCGGAGGGGCAAGCCTCCCTTCGCGGAAGTTCCGCACGGGAAGCCCGCCGAAGGCGTTTTGGAAATCGGCCATGCCCATGGTCCCGATGGCGTTGTAAAACTGCATGACCAGGGGGTCTTGCCGAAGAAGCCCCGCATAGCGGCGGATGCTCTCCACCACCTTGGGCTTGTCCCAGACCTCCGCCTTCCCCGGCACCTCCACCACGATGGCCTTCACCCGCTTGCTCCCCATCACCGCCCCCACGCCCCCACGGGCGGCCAAGCGGGAGGGACGGCCGTCAATGTCGGAAAAGGCGATGCCGGAAAGGAGGCCCAAGTACTCCCCCACGGGGCCCAGGAGGGCGAAGGCGATCTTCCGGCCGTAAGCGGCGAAAAGCCTCCGGGCGGCCTCAAAGTTCCCCAGGCC
This window encodes:
- a CDS encoding acyl-CoA dehydrogenase family protein — protein: MRSRFYSQGEDHYVLDPDLKAILDTFAPGLPQEELSAFGKLVGEEVLEVAHHVDQDAHPRLQMHDLDGNRIDRALLSPAQKRLLESLRPMIRPAYEGRGWPLHYAFGYLLADGGLYCILTITHQVAYALHKYAPEHEGVKRELLYGQAFGATWMTEIQGGSDLGANRTLARREGAAYRLYQGDKYFASGAGLADYALVTARPEGAPPGPKGLGLFLLPREVEGRLNFTVRRFKEKLATRAVPSGEVELEGSLAYPIGRLEEGIYYTLENLTVSRLANAAAAMGIAKKAHLEALFRVRRRTAFGKRLLDHDLVQHDLLTLRLRQVGGTALAFLAVAAFDRVWEERPPYSPAYHLARLLSHLAKGRTAEHASAATQLAMELFGGLGFLEEYGVARWHREALITPIWEGPANIQALDMAEAIAKKQAHLPFLELLKESPEALAHAERALKRLAEEGPWYAKEALRRLADAAALYALERVEAEPFPELSRLYARAFLEGEALPPSARRPELYDPWWSLS
- a CDS encoding aldehyde ferredoxin oxidoreductase C-terminal domain-containing protein, whose protein sequence is MWRSLRLDLAAQEAYWQAVPPEEVVRGGRYRTASLLLEREAWRFDPLSPENPLVFAIGPLAGTGFSNANRTSVGTRSPLTLGIKEANGGGTFGYALGQMRLAYLVLEGASPDWVVLRITREGQVFFDPARDLLGLGNFEAARRLFAAYGRKIAFALLGPVGEYLGLLSGIAFSDIDGRPSRLAARGGVGAVMGSKRVKAIVVEVPGKAEVWDKPKVVESIRRYAGLLRQDPLVMQFYNAIGTMGMADFQNAFGGLPVRNFREGRLAPPEAFRMGGQYIAPLNKARGGKHTHACMPGCVIQCSNVIVDERGEEVVSPLEYETIGLLGTNCGLSDPDELARLNRLANDLGVDTIETGATLALLMEKGEAPWGDYAFMEAKLKALYAPGEEARFLAQGTARVGEALGLRRVPVIKRQAISAYDPRVVEATGITMMVTAQGADHTAGNAPRLETRAMPVAEILEASYQAQVNAAANDSLGLCVFGGSVTNKQAAFVAESVNAALGTRLTPAFWQELGEGVLRLEHRFNHLAGFTHEEDRLPSFFYEEPLPPKGYTARFRPEDLLPLYERLHQGS